The following are from one region of the Bactrocera oleae isolate idBacOlea1 chromosome 6, idBacOlea1, whole genome shotgun sequence genome:
- the frm gene encoding uncharacterized protein frm, with translation MARAALCMAIACILVQCALSQNYDKENRRLILQIKDQKTTNQQYYSSNFDTNAYRYGYDIGKTGNFHHETRGPDGVTYGCYGYVDPYHMLRATHYVADTHGYRTVEPQKPVEVYPVYGEKGHGVILQWDELYFPIGCGKFEGGARPEFPVLHLGDKKPSGFTPGFSLSHAPGVESGSGILSPSRYADRERERIPAPSAHVVATVRPGDNGPYPGDNGGGQYTGGNDPYNGGNGPRNNGNGQYNNGNGQYNNGNGQYNNGNGPNSGGNGPYNGGNGSGNGAYYPSGSSGLGGSGNGGSRGNNGGRGSGNNEGNDGYSNDGGRGSGNNGGNGGYNNDGGRGSGNNGGNGAYNNDGGRGSGNNGASGGLGSGGSGSGGAYSPGPLGGVGPGGPGGPGALGYVDSGSPGSPYVAGNGNYEGFDGRYKGIKQGQYVPDNSGKYVHVEGPTGPPAPPYVHIEGPSGGFGGEGGVGGKGSGGGVGPGGPGGPKGPGGPKGPGGPKGPPGPPGPPGPPGPFGPTGPGPKGPNGPPGPPGPPGPTRPGPGGPPGPTRPGPGGPPGPPGPTRPGPPGPPGPTRPGPPGSQPPYKPSDPRESNKNTPGYLPPVSKTGKITQPIKSSSLVVEGETPTTSTHTTTNTQTSFVPNYGSNNDYAQKKVTTTTTTNTNTNTNTQFNNNIKTTPLTNIPPSSPPSPPKTITTTTTTNTNTNTNTNYPNVPVNPPTSYQQNNKYLPPNRGPITNTFNRQDTSIEKERPYKTITTTTTNTNIDRQTGQKITLGGGGQKVTTTTYEQTPRIYNGQKVTTQKETNIYGQIPGYPIGQKVVEKVTTTTTTNQNVPSYPTGQRVVEKVTTTTNTNRNEGYKPSQPTGGQRFEQNRQTEKNVVTNTITNSQTPRPSYPPTEINNERVCSCNADRTQQTTTIGKQQSTTSSFGKPTSDSKLYNQQQFTTQTTTASGGQAFFGGITNSMSLLQQLPVFPQAPGYAASYAPDKIPKGAIIAFMPVIILPQSAYEQCEDNALHTADRYQQNVDSFPLGVQPAPIPFSFSQITGGARKDQCMCPCSCTQNIPDRLHKKRDTNASEGLNATVAVDNEKETVGLKAVEVIKTNEQAESNVTDNKVLDTTAASTENVETTKPLTPAVVEIAEPAALVSEATATTATIKEDVKFALESAKIVEPSATVVVEEKKD, from the exons GCCATCGCTTGCATTTTAGTGCAATGCGCTCTCTCTCAAAACTACGATAAGGAAAATCGTCGCCTCATTCTGCAAATCAAAGATCAAAAAACGACCAATCAACAATACTATTCGTCGAATTTCGATACCA ATGCCTACCGTTATGGTTATGATATCGGTAAGACGGGCAATTTCCATCATGAGACCCGCGGTCCTGATGGCGTTACCTACGGTTGTTACGGTTACGTCGATCCTTACCATATGTTACGTGCAACACATTACGTTGCCGATACACATGGTTATCGTACCGTGGAACCACAAAAACCAGTCGAGGTCTATCCCGTATATGGCGAAAAAGGCCATGGCGTAATTTTGCAATGGGATGAGCTATACTTCCCAATTGGCTGTGGCAAGTTCGAGGGTGGCGCACGGCCAGAATTTCCAGTATTACATTTGGGTGAT AAGAAGCCTAGTGGTTTTACGCCAGGTTTCTCACTTTCTCACGCACCGGGTGTGGAAAGCGGTTCAGGCATTCTCAGCCCTTCACGTTATGCCGATCGCGAGCGCGAGCGCATACCAGCACCTTCGGCACATGTTGTCGCTACAGTGCGACCTGGTGACAATGGTCCATATCCAGGTGATAATGGTGGTGGCCAATATACCGGCGGCAACGATCCATATAATGGTGGAAATGGTCCACGCAATAACGGCAACGGGCAATACAATAACGGCAACGGGCAATACAATAACGGTAACGGCCAATATAATAATGGTAACGGCCCAAATAGTGGTGGAAACGGCCCTTACAATGGAGGTAACGGTAGCGGCAACGGTGCATATTATCCTAGCGGTTCATCGGGTTTAGGTGGAAGCGGTAATGGTGGTAGTCGTGGCAATAATGGTGGCAGAGGAAGCGGTAACAACGAAGGCAATGACGGCTACAGCAATGATGGTGGCAGAGGAAGCGGTAACAATGGAGGCAATGGCGGCTACAACAATGATGGTGGCAGAGGAAGTGGTAACAATGGCGGCAATGGTGCCTATAACAACGATGGTGGCAGAGGAAGCGGTAACAATGGCGCCAGCGGCGGTCTTGGCAGCGGAGGTAGCGGTAGCGGTGGTGCTTACTCGCCCGGACCGCTCGGTGGAGTAGGTCCGGGTGGCCCAGGGGGGCCGGGCGCATTGGGATATGTAGATTCCGGCTCTCCTGGGAGCCCGTATGTAGCAG gAAATGGTAATTATGAAGGTTTTGATGGTCGTTATAAAG GTATTAAACAAGGTCAATATGTCCCGGACAATTCGGGCAAATATGTTCATGTTGAAGGTCCAACTGGTCCACCAGCACCACCATATGTGCACATTGAGGGACCAAGCGGCGGTTTTGGCGGTGAAGGCGGCGTAGGCGGCAAAGGCAGCGGCGGCGGCGTAGGACCAGGCGGCCCAGGCGGACCAAAGGGACCCGGCGGTCCAAAGGGACCTGGCGGCCCAAAGGGTCCACCCGGCCCACCTGGTCCACCAGGACCACCAG GACCATTCGGCCCAACTGGACCTGGCCCTAAGGGACCAAATGGTCCACCCGGCCCACCTGGCCCACCTGGGCCAACACGTCCCGGTCCAGGCGGACCACCAGGCCCAACACGTCCCGGCCCAGGCGGACCACCTGGACCACCAGGCCCAACCCGTCCCGGACCACCAGGCCCACCCGGACCAACACGTCCCGGCCCACCAGGATCACAACCACCATACAAACCAAGTGATCCAAGAGAATCAAATAAGAACACACCCGGCTATTTGCCACCCGTCTCAAAAACTGGTAAAATTACGCAACCCATTAAATCATCATCATTAGTTGTGGAGGGTGAAACACCCACGACAAGCACACATACCaccacaaatacacaaacatcTTTCGTGCCAAATTATGGTAGTAATAATGATTATGCACAAAAGAAggtcaccaccaccaccacaaccaacaccaataccaatactaacactcaatttaataataatattaaaacaacacCACTAACCAATATTCCCCCTTCTTCTCCTCCCTCTCCTCCCAAAACCATCACCACCACAACCACGACCAACACAAACACGAACACGAATACGAATTACCCGAATGTACCGGTTAATCCGCCGACCTCCtatcaacaaaataataaatacttgcCACCAAACCGTGGTCCAATTACGAACACCTTCAATCGACAGGATACATCTATTGAGAAGGAACGACCGTACAAGACAATAaccacaacaactacaaacacAAATATTGACAGACAAACCGGACAGAAAATCACTCTAGGAGGCGGAGGTCAAAAGGTAACTACAACAACATACGAACAAACACCCCGTATCTATAATGGACAGAAGGTAACTACACAAAAGGAAACTAATATCTATGGACAAATACCCGGTTATCCGATTGGCCAAAAGGTGGTcgaaaaagtaacaacaacgacaacgacGAACCAAAATGTACCCAGCTATCCCACAGGACAGCGGGTCGTTGAGAAAGTGACCACGACAACTAATACCAACAGAAATGAAGGCTACAAGCCCAGTCAGCCCACAGGTGGCCAACGTTTCGAACAAAACCGACAAACAGAGAAGAATGTAGTTACCAACACCATTACTAATTCCCAAACGCCACGTCCCTCTTATCCACCGACCGAAATAAATAACGAACGTGTGTGCTCATGCAATGCGgatcgaactcaacaaactactACAATAGGCAAACAACAATCTACAACCTCGTCCTTTGGTAAACCAACGTCGGATAGTAAACTGTATAATCAACAACAATTCACAACGCAAACAACAACCGCATCGGGCGGTCAAGCTTTCTTTGGCGGTATAACGAACTCAATGTCTTTGTTACAACAATTGCCGGTGTTTCCACAAGCGCCAGGTTATGCCGCCTCCTATGCACCGGACAAGATACCCAAAGGTGCCATTATAGCATTTATGCCGGTAATCATTTTGCCACAATCAGCTTATGAACAATGCGAAGACAATGCGTTACATACGGCCGACAGATACCAACAAAATGTCGACTCTTTCCCATTGGGCGTGCAACCAGCACCGATTCCATTTAGCTTTAGTCAGATTACAGGTGGTGCACGTAAAGATCAATGTATGTGCCCATGCTCTTGCACACAAAACATACCAGACAGACTACATAAGAAACGTGACACGAACGCCAGTGAAGGACTGAACGCAACCGTAGCCGTAGACAATGAGAAAGAGACCGTTGGATTGAAAGCTGTAGAAGTTATAAAGACGAACGAACAAGCGGAGTCAAACGTGACAGACAATAAGGTACTAGACACGACAGCAGCAAGCACAGAAAATGTAGAAACAACAAAGCCACTGACACCAGCTGTGGTGGAGATAGCCGAACCGGCAGCGTTGGTTAGCGAAGCGACTGCAACGACGGCAACGATAAAAGAAGACGTTAAATTCGCGCTAGAAAGCGCAAAGATCGTAGAACCGTCCGCCACTGTTGTGGTCGAAGAAAAGAAAGACTAA